The genomic window GTGCACATGATTCTCGAGACAACTTCCGTATTCTCACATAGCACAATAGGGACTATTCCTATCATAATTGGAAGCAAGCTAAGTTGGCTTTGTCCGTCGGCACAATAGGGAAGATTCATAGTTCAATTCCCTCGCGCCCTTCATCTTTTTACTGCTTGTCAGTAACAGAAAAGGAAATGCGTGGTAGGCCCAGTTCGGCCCACTTGGGAGATAAACGAAAAATATGGGGAACTATGTGTGGAATGGACAGAACAAAATCTATACGTATATTTTTGGTTTTGTTGAGGCAGCTGTGTGGGTGCTACTATATTACGCTAGTTGCGTCAAATAGCGCGTGGAAAAGTGAACATGTTTTGAAATTACGAGCAATGTTTTTAATATTCCAGCCATTTTGGAAaacaaaacatgaacaaaatttgaaacggCATCATTTTCTTAAGACATGAACTTTTtatgaaaacacaaacattttttgcagTTGTGACCGATTTTTGAAAATGGACCATGTTTTGAACATTCTGAACAATTTTATAAAACGTGTTTTTAAACACGgacattattttgaatttgtgaacattttactaaacaagaatattttttgaattttgaatatttaaaaaatgcatttttctaaaaaatcccaaaaaattTTGGAAAACACAAACAGTTTTTGGAAAAATTGAATATGTCCTGAAtttggaaaaaatcagaaggacaAAAATAGATGTTGTCCAAACATTTTTAAAAACTGGAACACAATATTGTAATTCTGAACAATTTTCGAAAATTTGAAAAAACAAACAAATTCTGaactttttgaaaagttttaattACGTAATAAGGTAAAAATGAAAATAAATTTGGAAGGAAAAACGAAACGGGCCGCTACAGTTTTGGGCGCCTGTGCGAAGCTCTGTCTATCTTCCGCTTAAGGCGACAAATAGAGTTTTTGCAGTTTCATGAGCATGTTCGAAGCTGTGACTATCTGACTAGTTTTACAAGAATCTTACACGTCGGAATAGCAATTTTGGTTCATCGGATTCATAGATATATTCGAGGTACCCTTTTCAAGCCATATTATCTATATTATGGGGAGACTATCTATGTTTCCCAACTGTCAATACTTTTATCGCCTCTAAGTAATGCTAAATTAATAATCTCAAGCTTGATAGAACAAGCACAACTGCGAGAGATTTTTCATTCAAACGTGGAACACAGCCGCCAGGTTAAATGCTTAATGTGGAACACAACTTACAGGAAGCAGGTACACGTAGGCAGTACACTATACGGTATACGAGTAGTATACATTGCTATGTCAAAAACACTAGAACGAAGAGTATGATGAAGAGGACCACCAGGAAGAGGATGAGCATGATCTGCCCCTTGATGCCGGCCTTCTTCATCACCATCGCCACTCGTTTCTGCACAAAGTCGAGCCTGTTGGAAGTAGTTTCCATCTCCAGGCTTAGGTTGTTGAGGATCCTTTCCTGTGAAAACAGTAGCGTGTACTCCAGTTACTTCCTCTGCCAGTAACATGCTAACATGCACGTTTTTTATGCCGCTACACTCATAACGGAAAAACAACTGCACGCCCATGCAGCAACCTAGAAGCCTGCGCGCTTGCCAGTCAGTAGCACCTACCTGTCCGGATAGTTCTTCGTGTATGGTAAGCCCTACGCCTCCAATCCTCTGAACGCTCGCACTGAGCTCATCGAGTTCATCATCCTGCTGCCTACAAAAAATTCGGTAAAAACAGTTAGTTAACGATAACCAAGAGCGTACTCATACAGGTCTCTCAAGGGCGGCATGAGAATGAGCACGTACAGATAAGAcgattcagttcatgaaaaggCTGTATTATCCAGGAGGAGCAACAAAGACACTAAATAGAATGTAAACATGATATTTCTACTAATTAGGGTGTGTCAAAAGAAAAAACCTTAATAAAAATGGTTAGGATGCTCATGCTGGACTAAAACCATGGAATAAAAAAGGCAGAGGTAACAGTTTTTTTTTTGGCGGTAACAGAGCTTTTTAGCAATGCATAGAACACCATAACTTTAAATTAAACACCACCTACTTACATACAAGGGGAATCTTGAGTAATCCTACTCATATTGAACAGATAATAAGTTTCTTTTTTTAGAGCCCATGTTTCTAACCAACATATTTGTACAGTATATGAGCAGTAAAAGTAAGAGTGAGCAAACTCACCTCATGAGTAGAAGCTGTCTATCTGATTCTGAAGCAATATAGTCATCATTGTCTTGGGAAGAATAGTAGTTAGTTCTGCTTGTGCCATTGTCCTGATGTCTTGCCATTGCAGGATTGCTCTTCCCCTTTTCAACAGCCCTTTTTACAGTACCAATCTGGTGGTTGTCCAAAGATACGAATCCAAAATAAATAGACTTCACTTTGCCAATCGTAAAGATAAAAACACACTAACATAAATGTCATTCCCATCTGTCTCCTCTTTTTTACATGCTAAAGGATATCATCATATTCAGCTGTAATAGTGCCGTCCATGCATGCTCAAGAGTACCACATTTTTGTTCTAAAAAGGGAGAGAATACATGTGCCTCATTGGTAATCCTATGACATAGCTAGAAGAAAAACAATGAAGGAAATCTGTAGTATAACTTGTTCAGGAACAATCCTCAAGCCAGTCCAGTTATTTATAATAAAGGCAGAGGAAGTATGTAAATGAATGATGGAACACATAAAGAAATACCTGATTACGAGCAGAGCCGGTCCAGTTCCGTCGTCTGGAGAGTTCAACTTCATCGAGTCCATAGTACGCTGGATCCCTTGATGCAACTGAAATTGTCTTTTCCAACTCATCCACCTTAAACATAAGCAAAAGCTAGTCAGCCCAGAATAAATATATGGCACTAAAAAGTTTAGACTCAATTGACTATTGGTGCTGTTTTGCTGAGTTGTTATACCTGCCACTCAATGCTTTCACAGCTGGCGAGAAGCTCTTTTGTTAAATGAATATATTCTCCGGTGTTTGAAGAAACTTGCTCCCACCGATGGAAAGTAGTCTGTAGCTTACCAATCTGCAAAATGAAGATGATATTTATCCTGATGACCAAGATACATGCAGTTTGATGATGCAATATGTTTCTAAAGCTATGGGGGAGTTAAGCAACATATACATGTGAGCTTTATCTTCAGGATTAACAGAACAGGACAGATAAATTCATGTGTTTCTGAAACTATAAGAGACTTAGCAGCACTAGCTATTCAAATTTTCAACTATCTTGTCAAAGAGGCCATGGATTATCAGATAAAAAATACCAGTTACAGA from Triticum aestivum cultivar Chinese Spring chromosome 3B, IWGSC CS RefSeq v2.1, whole genome shotgun sequence includes these protein-coding regions:
- the LOC123072693 gene encoding syntaxin-61, giving the protein MSSAQDPFYIVREEIQGSIGKLQTTFHRWEQVSSNTGEYIHLTKELLASCESIEWQVDELEKTISVASRDPAYYGLDEVELSRRRNWTGSARNQIGTVKRAVEKGKSNPAMARHQDNGTSRTNYYSSQDNDDYIASESDRQLLLMRQQDDELDELSASVQRIGGVGLTIHEELSGQERILNNLSLEMETTSNRLDFVQKRVAMVMKKAGIKGQIMLILFLVVLFIILFVLVFLT